In the Populus trichocarpa isolate Nisqually-1 chromosome 8, P.trichocarpa_v4.1, whole genome shotgun sequence genome, CGCATGATTTAATGTTGAATCAGGGAGCTGAAGAAGCAAAGAGAGCATGCTGCTGCAGctaaagaggaagaaaagaagaggagagaagagGCTAAAGCAGCCGCTGCTGCCCGCATGCAAGCCAAGCTGGAATCAAAGAAAGGTCaaggaaagggaaaagggaAGGGAAAATAAGGccaatgaagaaaatatattcGATATATGAGTAGTTGAATGCAGCAAATGAGCATGTTGTGATATGAAAGACCTTTAGATTATATGGGTGATTAATATCTTAGCCTTCCTCTCATGAATTTAGTGTTGTGGACTTGTCAAGATTGCCCCCATGTCTCTGAGACAGTTCAAGTCCGAATCTGCTCTCACCTTGGATGGTGTACTGAGTTGATCTTTTTAGACGAGGCAAAGGGCTGGAGATCCCGAGTCCGCTCCCTCCTTGTTGAAATCACATGGTTAACACATTATGGTGCCAGAGCTTTAAGAAGAAATCCATTGAGTAATGAGGTGTGCTCTTCTTAGATGGGTTTATTAATCAACCATTGCTTGTGCGATGTGTGGTCTTGTAGAAAATGGCTCATGGTagaggaggttttttttttttttttaggggggtgGCAGCAGCAGCATGGGAAGATTTAGGTTCGAGGCAACAGCCTAAGCCCGATCTCAACTTGGGAGACACTCAGGTTCGTGAATTTAGGCCCAGGTTGCCTGGCCTGCacatttactattttttttcagttcagTATGCAAACAATAACCCACCTTGTAAAAATTTCAAGGGGGGTAATTTGAAGGGAGGGTTTGGAGTGtagtaatagttattttttaaaagtattttatgtttagaaatatattaaaataatttttttaattttttaaaattcatttttgatgttaatacatcaaaataatatgaaaatattaaaaaaaattaatttaaagtaaagaacaaaataaaaaaatttaattttttttaaaacacttttaaattataaaaacaaataagctcTAATGTCATTTAGAATCCAGGCTGCCTTAGCCTCCCTTTCAATTCTTTCAAATCGATAATCCGCCAAACCCCAATCTTAAACTGAAATTTCTtagtaaaatttcaatttctcaGTAAAAGAAGCATCCTCGTATAGCGTCCTGAACGCACAATAAATGCTACAACCGTGCAGAAAGCTGAGAAAGCAACCCCGCTTTGGACTGATTCTGAAAGCATATGTATGCCACTGAAAATTGAAGGCTTCAATTTGCAGCCTTCGGCTCTGAACGAAGATTCTCGGATCTATTTCCGAGATTGTTTGGCTGATATCATGGTAGAATATAACCATCATTCTGCGCTTCTAGAGCACTGTTATACACCTTATATCTAAGACATTGACTATACAGGAACCTTCATTTCTGTAATGTTAAATCAAGTGTTGCACAAACGCTAAGCTGCACTCTAAAAATGAGACCTTCCATCTTTATCAATGAGCTCATATATGCATTATATTTAGCTTCTAAATCCATCAAACTATGGGCCAGTGCTTGTAACGAAAGCATGTAAGAAGCATCCAATCCACCTTGTCCATTTCCATCACAGACAGGGCATGTTCCCTGCCGTAGCCATGGGCCAATGCAATTCGCACGGAACtgcaaaatgaaaatattttcttgcatGAGGTGTCAAATCTTAACGCTGTTTAAATACAAACGCAAAGCCATTAAAGATAACTGTTTTGCACACGCATAATATTcgtttttgaaaatcaattaatacAGGACTATTTAACCAAACGAGAAAGATGGTAAGAGCTTAGGAAAGAAGAGACAAGAAAAAGGAGTACTGAAATAACTGCAACATAGCAGATGCAAAGAAATTGCTTCAACGAGCCGCATGAGGAAAGTTTGAACTGAGTTTCTGACTATCCAAGGAAGCAAGTTAGAAACCAAAAGGCATAGAAGAGTGCACGTTGGTTTTTGTTTTAGCACTTTAAATTTGTCATAACCATGGCTAGTACTCGGTTAATAAAACGAAAGGGTGCTGCGAAGTTAAAATAACCGCTGCAAGAGTCGTAGTTGGTGATTAAAATTGTGAccgttattgttttttatttaaaaatatattaaaataatatttttttatttttaaaaaattatttttaatatcaacctattaaatcaaattaaaaataaaaaatttttaaaaaaaaaaacttttataaaacaaaaataaataaataaatggatacTAATGTAAACAAGTCAAGATACAGGCCTCTCTCCCCAAACTACAGTAACTTGCTCGAAGCACACAATGCGTGTCAGCTCATCATCTGAATACTTCATGCTCTCtagaggtgattattttttattcggtttggttttttttaaaaaaaaattcagtttggttattttttttaaaaaaaaccaaaatcgggtcaaaccgactggtttcggttcggttctatttggtttttttaggaccaaaaccggtttggcttggttttttcctgtttggttcggttttttgccggtttgggtttggttcggttttttcagttttaggcttataaaaccgaagcCGAACCAGCtggtttttccaaaattttaatatgtttatttggttttttttcacggtttggtttttttagttatttttttctaattttcttaattttctcgGATTTTTTACTCAATTCTAATGCTCCCAGTAGCATTGCCTgtatctttcttcttttgttgcaaaatataattatcaacGCCGACCATCTTCAATTTAGAAGATTTTCGTTAAAAATATCCCTTTCCTCGATCAAGTGTTTTCACCccaccacttttatttttttaaaaaaataatgtgttaAAGGACGATGTTATGAATGGGTTAAAGTATCATGAGAAAATGTATACTTTCTAAGACCCTAAAGActgttatttaattttgttaaattttaagtgtttggtagtttttatttttaaaattatttttgtttgaaaaaatattaaattattgtttttttaagtgttttttatgttttttatgtattaatattaaaaataaaaaaatctaaaaaatattattttgatacatttttaattaaaaaatatttttaaaaatcattttacatCACATCAAATTACAGTCATACAAACATAAATTAAGTTACACTAAACTCAAGTTATTAAGGCACTGCTACAAGCAAAAGAACGCAGGAGCTTTAATAAACAGAGAGGGCTTGATTAAGTTTTGATGgtcaataatttcaattttttttagcgaTTATATTCAACACTTGAATTATATTGGGAAAAATGAAAATCTCATAAATTCTTTAATCTTGATGTCGACTGTATGTGTTTTGATCAGAGTGAAAAAATTGacgaaaacttttttttttttttttcattttggatcGTCGATTTGGATCTTATCAGCAATCTCTGCACGGTGTTTTTCAATCTTCTTctcaaagtttttttcaatgtcCAATGTTAGGCCACGCATGGGCAGACCAGAGTCTGTGGACCGAATACCGAGCCCAGCTTGAAGAGTGAGGCCGATTTGAACTCCACTTGCGTagcttgaaaaatgaaaaggatgaGGTCTGGTCTGTATGAACTCAACTTTTACCTGAATATCCTCTTTGCTGTAACTAttacttattaaaatattttttatttgaaaatctattaaaataaattaatttaaaataaaataaaaattaaatattttaaaagtataattagaCTGCAAAAAGAAACACCTTGTAAGAAATAAAGACTGGCATCCATGAGAAGTCCACTTCATTCGTTCAAATGAAGGACCTGTACTGCTACTTTGTCAAAGATAAAACTAGCCAAGTACAATCCTTCATTATTATACGACCTTTATACTTTAGATCTGCTAATctccataattaaaaataaaaattaataaaatcaaactacCCTCTTACTGACAACTAAGATTCGCGTTGcacataagattttttttttaaattagcataataaataaataaaaatgataaattaactttggttcaaaaaaaattggcaaaatGATACAGTTGGATCACATCACATTTAAAAGCATGATATTGCCAAATTCCAATCTTTTATCTCAATAAGTGGACTGCTTAGATCCAGTTATATTAATTGATCAatcattttacatcaaaattataattttaaattatttttttaaaatatttttcatgagtcagtatatgtttttgttcaacttgttgaataaaaaatatactctaattaaaatataaaaaagataatgttCTCGAAGTAGTGAGTGATTTTTGAACagtcaaatataaatttatcataattaaaagaGGGTTTgtctaaaacaaattatgtggATAacttaacatatatatttatagaccaGTAGAATAGATCTAGACTCGAGGAGGTCTGATAACTCCAAACATGAATAACAACTCAAAACaactataacttttgattcaatTGTTAGATCTcgttcaaatttttataggagtttctggaggtttttttttagaatagctAATGTGTCGCTACTCAAACCATCAAATCATTAGATATAAAATATCTTACCAAGATCCCCTCCAGTCTCGTCAGTGttgagatttttcttattatttttgaaatcagtcGATCAGTTTTATTGATCATTACAAACTAGTTTATCAGTTGAACTAGAAATAACACTATTTAATCTCATCAGCTTTAAAAACACAACAATGTGATATTATACTAATTCACCAAATCTTTTTAAACATACATCAATTCttaagcttttttaattttattgcgGTAAATGcataatttatccaaaaaaataaaaaatttaggtgCGATTTTTTTGAAGGAAAAGTTTTTTTGGTCAAACCGTACAGTGTTGAATGACTAGACATACGAAAGTCGTAAGACAGTTAACAGTGCCAGACTGGCACAGAAAATCTCGAAACCAAGAAGCAGTAATCACCAACAAAGCATCTACGATTACAAGCAGTGCGTTTGCATGAAAAGACAGGAGAGTACCTTAACATGAGAGGGACAGACATCGTGATTGATGATGAAATTTCACCTCATCTCTGCTGTAGCCCCAAAGAAACGAGTCTCAGAAAACAGCCAAGAGGGCATGTTTTGGTACACACCTAGTAAAATGTGTTGGGCATGGCATCCGTAAACCAACTGTCCTCAAATATTAAACCCTACTTTACCACCTGGCCCCAGTCTCACCAAATTCAGAGATTCAAGAATCACAAATATAAAAGCAATGAAAGTAAGTTGAATAATATCACGCAAGTTTCAACATTTGATGCTCCGAGATCCAAAATTTCCTTCACTTTCCGACACTGTCCGATCAATGGGCCACCTCTGGAGCATCGAGGTCATCCATGGATTGGACAATAACTCATGGATCGATCCGATAATACCAACTTTTCATTGCTACCAAAAACCAGCTAAACCTTGTACAGTCTTTAAAATAGGGTGCCCCCATTCATCGAAGGCTGATAACGATGTTCCTTAACAGCTGAAAATGGAGACCTGATTAGCCCCCACGTGTGAGCTGACTGGGTGCTAGAGTAGCTCTGGTACTTCTGTCTAAATTTTAGACATCCAAGCCAAGCCGTTGACCAGCAAGATCACACCTAACCTCAGCAAATCCAATCCTAGATTTTTCAAGATCATACTCCATCCAAAcattttgttgttgatgatgaccAATCACAAAGGACTCAATTCCCAACGAGTCAGAGTTTCCAAAAGTAAAGCACCACACTGAATCTTTCCCTCTAACTTCACCCGGAACCCGATACAGCAACCTTTGACCCGATACACTCATCTCGGCTCCTCTAAACATTAAGTTAACAACCGGTAGATTTGGCAAAGCAGCCCGAGTCGGTTCAATCAAATAACACAGATCCATTGCTCCTTGAAACACGTAACGAGGTTCATTTAAAACTCTTAAAACCCCTTTCGTTTGCAACAGAAATTCCTGTTTTAGAGCACTGTAAACCGGACCCAACAAAAACGTGAATTGGGTACCTGAGTCCACCATAGTTTGACCAGCACCGGTATGGTCCGGCACAAACACCGATTTGGGCAAAGACAAAACTTTGTCACTTACCCTTATTCCCTCGAGCTGAACCGAGTAAGCGACCCGATCAAAATAGGGTAACGGGGTCGACATTTCAACCAAAGGAGTGTAATTTAATGGTTTAAGCCACGAGAAACTGGCTTCCCCGAGAAGCAAAACACCGGACGAGTCGCGATCCGATATGCAATACGAGAATTTTCGAAACCCCATCTGGTTCACGAATGATAATGAACCACGGTTCATGCCCATTAACCCGGTTGTCTTCGCATCTTCCTCTGAATTGGAGCTAAAACCCGAATCCATGCACCCGAAAACGGTTGCAGGTCCCGTCACCGATCCGACCCGGAAAGTTTCAAATGCTAGGTTTCCTTCGACGGAGGAGGCATCCGCGTAGGAGATGATGAAGTGGCAGAGCTTGGCCGGGTCGCAGGAAACGGGTAGGGGTAGGTCACGGGTTCGGGTCTCGCAGGTTGGTGAAGAGCAGGGAATTTTAGTGTATGTTTTGGAGGCAAGGggattaaaaattgagttaaagTTTGGTTCTTTTTTGCAATGGAGCCAAGAAAGCTCACTCCCTGTGTCCAGGACCATTGTAATGTTTTGCAGGGGTGTACCAGCTGTGAGAGAGACGGTGAGGGTAACGTTGTGGTGAAATAACAGCTTGTCCGTGGTTTTTGAGGTGGTGGAGAAGAGTCTTGGCGTAGAGATAGGAGTACGGTGCTTTTGGGTTCTTAGAGCTAATACTATTGGTGGTTGGTTTGAAGAGAGACAGTGCTTGGATTGCAATAAAATGAAGGAAATGAATAGTTGAACGAGAAGCTGAAGAAAAGCCATGATGTTTTGTTTACTAATGTACTGTTTCCCTTGGTTGGGGCTTTGCTTTCGTTTGCTTATAATTGAAAACTTTGAAAGATCAAtgaagggagggagggagagagctACGGTTACTGCTTGAAATGATGCATTAATTGAAAGAACGCGTTGTTAGTTTTGGGGGGATTTTGGTATTGGGGACGGTtacaaaacaaaaggtttttATTGGAGATGATATAAATGACAAATTTGAGTGCATCAGAGCTGTTCATGGGAGTTGATTTTCTAAATGAAAATGACAAATTCCATCTGCAAAGTTCACCCACAGAACACAAATTTAGATGAGTAATTATAAGATAATGATGGTTATTGAATCAACAACGAAacctggaaaagaaaaggaaagaaatggagattaatatatatatgtttggtggGGAGATGACATTTAGCTAGGTCCCAGGTTAGGTGCTTAGttagtgatttatttttcatgaaatcataaattaaagtttaacTTTTACCAAACTCCTTTTGTTGTCGTAGGTAACTAAGAAGTTTTCTAGCCATGGTTTAGCAATTGCTTGATCTggcatgaaagaaaaacaactcTTATATGTGCGAGGCAGTGCATTGCGGTTTGCATTTTGTCTCAAATTGCTTTTCACTTTCCTTGCAGTCTGATAGGTAGCAATTGCATAAAGTTGCCTCAAAATGCAAGGTATCCCTTCCGGAATTATCAATTTAGATACGCCAAAACTAGTTTATCAACACTCGAATCTGATGATGAAGAAACAAGAAATTTCCTATTATAAAGTACAATTCCAACATTGAAATTACATAACAGAATAATGTAACCCTGTACTCTAAAACAATGTCCAATTACCTTCGAAAGCTTATTTTATTAACGTTTCATCGTAACCTGTGTGGTTCCATATTGTCTTGTAATCTCACTCTCGCTATCAATAAAACGACACCATGAATCCACGATATTATTACAAAgttcaacttgatttttttttcttcttggatcTGTAATTACTTACAATTTTTGTCTTCGTGAgaaatctctgtttttttagttcaaagatTGTATTTCCAACTACTTCATGGTGCTTTGAGACAGTTTTTCAATGCCAACGAGCCCTTTCAAAAAGGGAATCTCTGGAAGGTGCAATATTGGGGACAATAAGtggataatattatataaaccAGGAAGATGAATCCAGTAATGGCAGCCACCAAAACCCTTTGCTTGGATATGAGAGACTTCACTTAAATTTTGACACTTGAACAATAATAGACAAGTGGTtggttaattaaaattgatttacgTGTAATATATCGGTGATTGTGACACAGAATTAAATAATGGTTTGAGATGTGAAACTTTCGGCAAAGATAATTAGCAGTCGAGACTTTGGTCCGAGGGGGGGGAGCTAGCTTGCCAACTCTTCCCGTCTATAAATTGCACCGGGGAGAAATCGTGGAACTTTaggtttgttttgattgatgATTGATCGATGGCCTGTCATGCATTATAAATTGTAACTGCAACTGTAGTTTTCAACCGAGGAGCAATGTCTGCACATTAAAATGTACATAACAATTATCGTTTATAATATTCGGTCTTGACTGACAAAATCAGTCAATTATGACATGCTGAGagcagttttgttttttaattgaaatttaatttctcgAGATGTAATTTGCTGACGCAGGGATCAAAATCCTAAAATGCAAGGATAAAACATGATAATTGCACCAGAACAAATTCCAATCAATTCAtcaagttaattataattaagatcTCTatcatataaaagaaatatataagtTAGTCAGAGGCTAACTCATCTTATATttcttgagtttgttttttaataattataaatacgagtttttttatgtttactagaaaattacatgattgttaatttcagaactcaagaaattaatcgagatatacACAAGCTAACTCGAATATTCacgtgtgtgtatataaaaGCTCCACCAGCTAAATAAAAcaggaaataaatttaaaaaatcaaaactataacATTTGAATCATAAAGCTGAATTTTATCCCAAAAAAGGGCTTTTAAGCTGTGAATTTTTATTagctttcaaataaaattttcatacataatttacactgagtttttttttcttgctagacATTGCTCATCGCAAATCTTTTTGAATCTAAGTGTATGTTTAGTATCAATTCAGtacagaaaaaaatcaattttaaacaaCGACCAAATAGCAATACCAAATGAAGCCTAAttcattatgaattttttttatggaacattagaaataataataataataataataatatatgtttagttCGATGTAACTGaccataatataatataataatgatggcttattatgtttttatatagggattaaaatctatttaatttttaagaaactaaaaggaccaaaaaagCTCTTAACAAGGACcgtgttaaaataaaaataaaatataaagaacaaaTTATCAAGAGTACAAGGACGACTAAAATAAAACTCGtgaaaaaacatgtatatatatatatatatagctttcaATCGTGCGAGAAGCCAAGTCAGAACTGTACTAAGGAACCTCCTATCTGGCTAGCTAGCCAGCCAGCGATGCCACCAAACCAACCTCTCGTTGTCCATCGCGCACCGAATAGTTATTGCGCTCTTGGCTTTTCCACAATTATGCTACAAATTTTCTACAATAAAGACAATATACGTTGGCGTGAAAGCATACATATACACATTTCCTCGGAAATTGAGTTGGTGGCGTTACATTGTACATTTCATGTCCGTTGGTTAGTTGATTATTACACTACACAGGGCTTCCCCACCCAGATTAAAACATGTTTCTCCTTCTAGTTCATTGCCTGGTCACTGACCCACTTTCCAAATTGTCCAGCAactttgatgtttttctttaacatttgcTTGTTAGTTGGGTTTACATACGAGGTAAGAATATTCAATCTCCTTTACGTATACACTGCATGTAGAACTTGAATGCCATGCTTGAATGCGAAGCAAAGTTTTATGAAACTTTCAATTCTGGAGAGGATATATTGTCCATCGTTAATCAGAAATGAATATATACTTAGTTACTGCCTACCTTGTGGTGAAACCAAAAGtataaaacttgaaaaccatctaggtggtggcccagtggtaagagtttgggatcaagatgtttgctctctctgtggtctcaggttcgagccctgtggttgctcatatatatgatggccactggaggcttatatggtcgttaatttcagggcccgtgggattagtcgaggtgcgtgcaagctggcctgaacacccacgttaaactaaaaaaaaatatatataaaacttgaaACTTTGCAGGGATTGCCCTTCAAGTCAAGTGTTTTACGCAGATAGACGTATGAGATATTTGGTTTCAATTCAATTAGGTATACTCTAGTCGATagcattaatttgttttgattgctgCTTCTAAACAAAAAGATACCTTACAATAAAATTGGTACTTGTCTAGCTAACTTTTGGATTCATACGAAATTTGCGTGAAGAAATGGGAAATGGAAAAGTCAAATTGAAGGCAAGTGTGCTTTCATCATCAAAAGTCATGGCTTGATGAGAAGGTGATGAGAGACGCATGCAGAGCGTTATGTGAACTTGGTTCTAACTAATTGGCCTCTGTTTGCATaacgttttttttatttattgttttaatttgctaatattaaaaaaaatattttaatatatataaaaaatattttaaaaaataaccggaATCATACAATCTCAAACATCTTTTTAATAACtataacacatttttttttaaaaaaaaagacatgtttttaaatataaaaaccaagACCCCACTTCATTGGGTCTTTTATCATACTAGCAcagtttgataaattttttaaaaaaatagcacatGAGACAAAAGTTATTAATGTGTATTGtttttaaacattgtttttatttattttttattttttt is a window encoding:
- the LOC7467558 gene encoding aspartic proteinase PCS1 produces the protein MAFLQLLVQLFISFILLQSKHCLSSNQPPIVLALRTQKHRTPISTPRLFSTTSKTTDKLLFHHNVTLTVSLTAGTPLQNITMVLDTGSELSWLHCKKEPNFNSIFNPLASKTYTKIPCSSPTCETRTRDLPLPVSCDPAKLCHFIISYADASSVEGNLAFETFRVGSVTGPATVFGCMDSGFSSNSEEDAKTTGLMGMNRGSLSFVNQMGFRKFSYCISDRDSSGVLLLGEASFSWLKPLNYTPLVEMSTPLPYFDRVAYSVQLEGIRVSDKVLSLPKSVFVPDHTGAGQTMVDSGTQFTFLLGPVYSALKQEFLLQTKGVLRVLNEPRYVFQGAMDLCYLIEPTRAALPNLPVVNLMFRGAEMSVSGQRLLYRVPGEVRGKDSVWCFTFGNSDSLGIESFVIGHHQQQNVWMEYDLEKSRIGFAEVRCDLAGQRLGLDV